One Nocardia sp. BMG111209 DNA segment encodes these proteins:
- a CDS encoding MlaD family protein has protein sequence MMMDPSGRGATARQLTLAGLGMITAVALVLFLLGLRYTGRFEAKTTVTAVLTSTGDGLPARADVKFRGMIVGRVEDVEVAARGDSQRARLALQPQVAQTIPANVAARVVPSNIFGVTAVELVDTTPTASALRAGATIPEDHSEATVQLQTALDVLRTVLNNIRPEKLGRVLSTLAAALDPSARVPGSTVERLDRWLTEVRGIDGIGDLLGNLGRAATALSVSAPDLVETLSKSVTTARTLTEQRADLVQLLTGGGHAVDTVNGLFARNPDSGKYLVSGLNGLFGSLAEDPQAIPYSIATLNTALQRLQSTFTFGPKKQMHWKMNVSFTPFQQYTAKDCPHYGSMAGPRCGGPSVPDVAPPQDYPPQLVPHRLDAAGPAPVVPALPAGPGTQGVPNVPGIPGFPMIPVIPGITGPVAPGAAAPMVPGGTATGPVVPGAANPGAPVGPAPDAVAPGAPDGGGADTAPAGLRGADAVAALVGGTPNMAQVLLLSSVLAGGCLVPADGEDGS, from the coding sequence ATGATGATGGATCCCAGTGGGCGCGGCGCCACTGCCCGGCAGCTCACCCTGGCCGGACTCGGCATGATCACCGCGGTGGCCCTGGTCCTGTTCCTGCTCGGGCTGCGCTACACCGGCCGCTTCGAGGCGAAGACCACCGTGACGGCGGTACTCACCAGCACCGGCGACGGGCTGCCCGCCCGGGCCGACGTGAAATTCCGCGGGATGATCGTCGGCCGCGTCGAGGACGTCGAGGTGGCCGCGCGCGGCGACAGCCAGCGGGCTCGGCTGGCGCTGCAACCGCAAGTGGCACAGACCATTCCGGCGAACGTCGCGGCACGGGTGGTGCCGTCCAACATCTTCGGCGTGACCGCCGTGGAACTGGTCGACACCACTCCGACGGCGTCGGCACTGCGTGCGGGAGCGACGATTCCGGAGGACCACAGCGAGGCGACCGTGCAGTTGCAGACCGCGCTGGACGTCCTGCGCACGGTGCTGAACAACATCCGGCCCGAGAAACTCGGGCGGGTGCTGTCGACGCTGGCGGCCGCGCTGGACCCCTCGGCCCGGGTGCCGGGCTCCACCGTGGAGCGGCTGGACCGGTGGCTCACCGAGGTCCGCGGTATCGACGGAATCGGGGATCTGCTCGGCAATCTGGGCCGGGCGGCGACCGCGCTGAGCGTGTCGGCGCCGGATCTGGTGGAGACGCTGTCGAAGTCGGTGACCACGGCCCGCACGCTCACCGAACAGCGCGCGGATCTGGTGCAACTGCTGACCGGCGGCGGGCATGCGGTCGACACCGTCAACGGACTGTTCGCGCGCAACCCCGATTCCGGGAAGTACCTGGTGTCCGGACTGAACGGGCTGTTCGGCAGCCTGGCGGAGGATCCGCAGGCCATTCCGTACTCCATCGCGACGTTGAACACCGCGTTGCAGCGCTTGCAGAGCACCTTCACCTTCGGCCCGAAGAAACAGATGCACTGGAAGATGAACGTGTCGTTCACGCCCTTCCAGCAGTACACGGCGAAGGACTGCCCGCACTACGGGTCCATGGCCGGCCCGCGCTGCGGTGGCCCGAGTGTGCCGGATGTGGCTCCGCCGCAGGACTATCCGCCGCAGCTGGTACCACACCGGCTGGACGCGGCGGGCCCGGCGCCGGTCGTCCCGGCGCTGCCCGCGGGTCCGGGCACACAGGGCGTGCCGAATGTGCCGGGGATTCCGGGCTTTCCGATGATTCCGGTGATCCCCGGGATCACGGGTCCGGTAGCGCCGGGTGCGGCCGCGCCGATGGTGCCCGGCGGTACCGCGACGGGTCCGGTTGTCCCGGGGGCGGCGAATCCCGGTGCGCCCGTAGGGCCTGCGCCGGATGCCGTGGCGCCCGGTGCGCCGGATGGCGGCGGGGCGGATACCGCGCCCGCCGGGTTGCGCGGCGCCGATGCCGTCGCGGCGCTGGTGGGTGGCACGCCGAATATGGCGCAGGTGCTGTTGCTGTCGTCGGTGCTGGCCGGTGGCTGTCTGGTTCCGGCGGACGGGGAGGACGGATCGTGA
- a CDS encoding MlaD family protein — protein sequence MKSGKAAAGFGIFAVIAVVLSYTIWSTLERSVPGRTHSYSAVFSDVLGLRIGDDIRMAGVRVGRVDRIDFTDGYRAEVGFRVQSDQHPTDTTKALVRYQNLIGQRYIALLPGKDPGRPLPAGGRIPIERTEPSFDVSSLLSGFEPLFGVLQPDQVNSLSETLIQALQGNGVSLSALVTQAAQLATTFGQRDRILGEVISNLSSVIAGLSHRSNDLETLITQARSLVEALYSQGTALKSSVERVATATDSLSNIIAQLQPDLVDAQHDATAGVTLLLLNGASLDRVAVEFPDIFNAVARFSSYGTYGNAYICSLDVSLWGVLFPPGLFDQVGGRSHSEVCR from the coding sequence GTGAAATCCGGAAAGGCGGCGGCGGGCTTCGGCATCTTCGCCGTGATCGCGGTGGTGCTCTCGTACACCATCTGGTCCACCCTGGAGCGATCGGTTCCCGGTCGTACGCACAGCTATTCGGCGGTCTTCTCCGATGTGCTGGGCCTGCGGATCGGCGACGACATCCGGATGGCCGGGGTGCGCGTCGGCCGGGTCGATCGGATCGACTTCACCGACGGGTACCGGGCCGAGGTCGGGTTCCGCGTCCAGAGCGATCAGCATCCGACGGATACGACCAAGGCGCTGGTGCGTTACCAGAACCTCATCGGGCAGCGCTACATCGCGCTGCTGCCCGGCAAGGATCCGGGGCGGCCGCTGCCGGCCGGCGGGCGGATCCCGATCGAGCGGACCGAGCCGTCCTTCGACGTGTCCTCGCTGCTGTCGGGCTTCGAGCCGTTGTTCGGTGTGCTGCAACCGGATCAGGTGAACTCGCTGTCGGAGACGCTGATCCAGGCGCTGCAGGGCAACGGGGTGTCGCTGAGCGCGCTGGTGACGCAGGCCGCGCAGCTGGCGACCACCTTCGGGCAGCGCGATCGCATTCTCGGCGAGGTGATCTCGAACCTCAGCAGCGTGATCGCGGGCCTGTCGCATCGCAGCAACGACCTGGAAACCCTCATCACGCAGGCGCGTTCACTGGTGGAGGCGCTGTATTCGCAGGGCACCGCGCTGAAATCCTCGGTGGAACGGGTTGCGACGGCGACGGATTCGCTGTCGAACATCATCGCGCAGCTGCAGCCCGATCTGGTCGACGCGCAACACGACGCCACCGCCGGCGTCACACTGCTGTTGCTCAACGGCGCCTCGCTGGACCGGGTCGCGGTGGAGTTCCCCGATATCTTCAACGCCGTCGCGCGATTCAGCAGTTACGGCACCTACGGCAACGCCTACATCTGCAGCCTGGACGTGTCGCTGTGGGGCGTACTCTTCCCGCCCGGCCTGTTCGACCAGGTGGGCGGCCGATCCCATTCGGAGGTGTGCCGATGA
- a CDS encoding MlaD family protein — translation MTARPRRFRIPAIRRPGFLRNRYLRLGLFAAGIVVLLLVGSTVVKQARLGDRAISAEFEQAAGLRPGATVDVSGIEVGQVSSVALDNGKVLVGMKVRRDIRLGDDARAGIELSTILGRLHVDLTPGTGPALPGNRIRLDHTSVPYNLGKVIQDPQYKSSFERIERLDPQKLRQALDLVDRQMGDSPQLAVQALDSVGELAKVINDRRDEVDTLLKGMDTVSTLVADNQNSVLLLLTRGEAIGRAVQQRQTLLKQLLDNVASLSKLLQQMGLENDNRLSPLIGDLNTMSEGLQKNQANLDRLYQVMPVALRQFDNVVGDGPYGNVYAPWIFPDNWLCFAQAVAGCG, via the coding sequence ATGACGGCCCGACCACGCCGGTTCCGGATCCCCGCGATCCGCCGGCCCGGGTTCCTGCGGAACCGATATCTGCGGCTGGGGCTGTTCGCCGCCGGGATCGTCGTGCTGCTGCTCGTCGGATCGACCGTGGTGAAACAGGCCAGGCTGGGCGACCGTGCCATCTCGGCCGAATTCGAGCAGGCCGCGGGCCTGCGCCCCGGCGCGACCGTCGATGTCTCGGGCATCGAGGTCGGGCAGGTGTCGAGCGTCGCGCTCGACAACGGCAAGGTGCTGGTCGGCATGAAGGTGCGCCGCGACATCCGGCTCGGTGACGACGCGCGGGCGGGCATCGAACTGTCGACGATCCTCGGCCGGTTACATGTCGATCTGACGCCGGGGACCGGACCGGCGTTGCCGGGCAACCGGATTCGGCTCGATCACACCTCGGTGCCGTACAACCTCGGCAAGGTGATCCAGGATCCGCAGTACAAGTCGTCGTTCGAGCGGATCGAGCGGCTCGATCCGCAGAAGCTGCGGCAGGCCCTGGATCTGGTGGATCGGCAGATGGGCGATTCGCCGCAGCTGGCCGTGCAGGCGCTGGACAGCGTGGGGGAACTGGCGAAGGTGATCAACGACCGGCGCGACGAGGTGGACACCCTGCTGAAGGGGATGGACACGGTCTCGACACTGGTCGCGGACAACCAGAACAGCGTGCTGTTGCTGCTGACCCGCGGTGAGGCGATCGGCCGGGCGGTGCAGCAGCGGCAGACACTGTTGAAGCAGCTGCTGGACAACGTCGCGTCGCTGTCGAAACTGTTGCAGCAGATGGGGTTGGAGAACGACAACCGGCTCTCGCCGCTGATCGGCGATCTGAACACCATGTCCGAGGGCCTGCAGAAGAACCAGGCCAACCTGGACCGGCTGTATCAGGTGATGCCGGTGGCGCTGCGCCAGTTCGACAACGTGGTCGGCGACGGGCCCTACGGAAATGTGTACGCGCCGTGGATATTCCCGGACAACTGGCTCTGCTTCGCGCAGGCCGTCGCGGGATGCGGGTGA
- a CDS encoding MCE family protein: MTVTGFGNRVKTAVLCAVAVLTSACGLLPGTLTAVPGQYLGNRMTVTADFENVAGLYAGNDVAVLGVPVGTVASVTPKGTYVQVVMSLDRDVQIPADAMAALVNPQLITNRHVELAPAYTGTGPTLTDGAYIPLQRTRVPVELDRILENFSQLGDALKGDNQTGPLASRVLFPLLNGNGDRLRETLDALSSAFEVTFADKDQISTTIVKLNDITQVIASNDQTVRDFSGRLTELVQLMGEQAPGIQAVLTQLDDFVTDTASLVGENREQLAGALNRFLAITADMRANSRNLTEIVDLFPLTFQNLSNATSREDQALRLHGLLDKSVLDSEALSTFCERIRMRLDGCRTGKVQDFGPDFGLTAALLGIAKAK; encoded by the coding sequence ATGACTGTGACCGGATTCGGAAATCGCGTGAAGACGGCCGTGCTGTGCGCCGTCGCCGTACTCACCTCGGCGTGCGGGCTGCTGCCGGGAACCCTGACGGCGGTGCCCGGCCAGTACCTCGGCAACCGCATGACCGTGACCGCCGATTTCGAGAACGTCGCGGGCCTGTACGCGGGCAACGACGTTGCGGTGCTGGGGGTTCCGGTCGGCACCGTGGCCTCGGTGACGCCGAAGGGCACCTACGTACAGGTGGTCATGTCGCTGGATCGCGACGTGCAGATCCCCGCCGATGCCATGGCGGCGCTGGTGAATCCGCAGCTGATCACCAATCGGCACGTGGAACTCGCGCCGGCCTACACCGGCACCGGCCCGACCCTGACCGACGGCGCCTATATTCCGTTGCAGCGCACCAGGGTTCCGGTCGAACTGGATCGCATCCTGGAGAATTTCTCGCAGCTCGGCGATGCGCTGAAGGGCGACAACCAGACCGGCCCGCTGGCCAGCCGGGTGTTGTTCCCGCTGCTGAACGGCAACGGCGACCGGCTGCGGGAGACGCTCGACGCGCTGTCCTCGGCATTCGAGGTGACCTTCGCCGACAAGGACCAGATCTCCACCACCATCGTAAAACTCAACGACATCACGCAGGTGATCGCGTCCAACGATCAGACCGTGCGCGACTTCAGCGGGCGGCTCACCGAATTGGTGCAGCTGATGGGTGAGCAGGCGCCGGGCATCCAGGCGGTGCTGACCCAGCTCGACGATTTCGTCACCGACACCGCGAGTCTGGTGGGGGAGAACCGGGAGCAACTGGCCGGGGCGCTGAACCGGTTCCTGGCGATCACCGCGGACATGCGGGCGAATTCGCGCAACCTCACCGAGATCGTGGACCTCTTCCCGCTCACCTTCCAGAACCTGTCCAACGCCACCAGCCGCGAGGATCAGGCGCTGCGATTGCACGGGCTGCTGGACAAGTCGGTACTCGACAGCGAGGCGTTGTCGACGTTCTGCGAGCGGATCCGGATGCGCCTGGACGGCTGCCGCACCGGCAAGGTCCAGGACTTCGGTCCCGACTTCGGGCTCACCGCCGCACTATTGGGGATTGCGAAGGCGAAATGA
- a CDS encoding MCE family protein produces the protein MRLRTTTIGGLITAVALLAASGCAVTVDSVPMPKPGLGRPGYIVHAAFADALNLPDHAHVKIGGSDIGVVTGIHTTNFVADVQMLIRDDIRLPRGTTVELRQATPLGDMFVAMSLPAAKDAGEPMRDGDTIGTDHTAAGASVEQLMMSVSLLLNGGGINQAAKITTEMNSMFAGRAPELAHLLTELTAVISALNQRTGDIDSVLTGLNSLSGALAVRKTELGAAADTFPALIGLLTENNQQMVDLLTKVATTTDALGDFATTSGQDLVGLFQSIQALMSAFARSDQLTGALDGVHNLYPSMMASLRGPALAVAATVSYLSIGALSDPSGSRLPELGDAGQFVGSLQQVFEKVLGRLNSPPRPPDAGPDPGAPQPQPGGDR, from the coding sequence ATGAGACTGCGCACAACGACGATCGGCGGACTGATCACCGCGGTGGCCCTGCTGGCAGCGAGCGGCTGTGCGGTCACGGTGGATTCCGTGCCGATGCCCAAACCCGGCCTCGGCCGGCCCGGCTACATCGTCCACGCCGCCTTCGCCGACGCACTGAATCTGCCCGACCACGCGCACGTGAAGATCGGTGGCAGCGATATCGGCGTCGTCACCGGGATCCACACCACGAATTTCGTGGCCGATGTGCAGATGCTGATCCGCGACGACATCCGGCTGCCCCGGGGCACCACCGTCGAACTGCGGCAGGCGACTCCGCTGGGTGACATGTTCGTCGCGATGAGCCTGCCCGCGGCGAAGGACGCGGGCGAGCCGATGCGCGACGGTGACACCATCGGCACCGACCACACCGCCGCGGGCGCCTCGGTGGAGCAGCTGATGATGTCGGTGTCGTTGCTGCTCAACGGCGGCGGCATCAATCAGGCCGCGAAGATCACCACCGAGATGAATTCGATGTTCGCCGGGCGCGCACCGGAACTGGCACACCTGCTGACCGAGCTGACCGCCGTCATCTCGGCGCTGAATCAGCGCACCGGCGATATAGATTCGGTGTTGACCGGCCTGAATTCGCTGTCGGGTGCGCTGGCCGTGCGCAAGACCGAATTGGGCGCTGCCGCCGACACTTTCCCGGCCCTGATCGGCCTGCTCACCGAGAACAACCAGCAGATGGTGGATCTGCTCACGAAGGTGGCGACCACCACCGACGCGCTGGGGGATTTCGCGACCACCAGCGGACAGGATCTGGTGGGCCTGTTCCAGAGCATTCAGGCGCTCATGTCGGCGTTCGCGCGCAGCGATCAGCTGACCGGGGCACTCGACGGTGTCCACAACCTGTATCCGTCGATGATGGCGAGCCTGCGTGGCCCGGCCCTGGCGGTCGCGGCGACCGTGTCGTATCTGAGTATCGGCGCGCTCAGCGATCCGTCGGGCAGCCGCCTGCCGGAGCTCGGCGATGCGGGGCAGTTCGTCGGCAGCCTGCAGCAGGTGTTCGAGAAGGTCCTCGGCCGCTTGAACAGTCCGCCGCGGCCACCGGACGCGGGACCGGATCCCGGTGCGCCCCAGCCACAACCGGGAGGAGACCGGTGA
- a CDS encoding MCE family protein, translating to MNSPLWQWVVRHRVGVANIALIAVLLVGCGYIGGSILRFDPLPHTYDVTVELASSGGLRSGNDVTFRGSRVGTVRAVRVSGDGVAAVARIDDAARIPVGGTVAVGRLSAAGEQYLDFRPDSDTGPYLRDGALIDRSRTRIPVPIQSVFTNLSEFIGGLNPDRLDTIVDELDKALAGGPDKLRDLISGLSHAMNGLNDLLPQTRQLLENLEIIGATTQHAQPDLTTLTRSGSALFDQFASADQELRTLLKQAPGQLATLDGFIAETQDPITNLVTNFVAITKAAKLRTPAIEALFPSLRVGSEALGIPAHDGMYNTLVDIWPRPTCEYDTIPVVATDTQADTRVRLYNYCVTDNPALQIRGSADAPRPNVPDNGATAPPGVTGNELSQPVPAR from the coding sequence GTGAACTCGCCCCTGTGGCAATGGGTGGTGCGGCATCGCGTCGGCGTCGCCAATATCGCGTTGATCGCGGTGCTGCTGGTGGGCTGCGGTTACATCGGCGGATCCATCCTGCGGTTCGATCCGCTGCCGCACACCTACGACGTCACCGTCGAACTCGCCTCCTCCGGCGGCCTGCGCTCCGGCAATGATGTCACCTTCCGCGGCAGCCGGGTCGGAACGGTCCGGGCGGTACGGGTTTCCGGTGACGGCGTCGCCGCCGTCGCCCGGATCGACGATGCGGCACGGATTCCCGTGGGCGGCACGGTCGCCGTGGGCCGGTTGTCCGCCGCGGGCGAGCAGTACCTGGACTTCCGGCCCGATTCCGATACCGGGCCCTATCTGCGCGACGGTGCGCTGATCGATCGTTCGCGCACCCGGATCCCGGTGCCGATCCAGTCGGTGTTCACCAACCTCAGCGAGTTCATCGGCGGGCTGAATCCGGACCGGCTCGACACCATCGTCGACGAACTGGACAAGGCGCTGGCGGGTGGCCCGGACAAGTTGCGGGACTTGATCTCCGGGCTCAGCCACGCCATGAACGGGCTGAACGACCTGCTGCCGCAGACGCGGCAACTGCTGGAGAACCTGGAGATCATCGGTGCCACCACCCAGCACGCGCAACCGGACCTGACCACGCTGACCAGGTCGGGCAGCGCACTGTTCGATCAATTCGCCTCCGCGGACCAGGAATTGCGCACACTGCTGAAGCAGGCGCCGGGACAATTGGCCACGCTGGACGGTTTCATCGCCGAGACCCAGGATCCGATCACGAATCTGGTCACGAATTTCGTCGCGATCACGAAGGCCGCCAAGCTGCGCACCCCGGCCATCGAGGCGCTGTTCCCTTCGCTGCGAGTCGGTTCCGAGGCGCTGGGCATCCCGGCGCACGACGGGATGTACAACACCCTGGTCGATATCTGGCCCCGGCCGACCTGTGAATACGACACCATCCCGGTGGTCGCGACCGATACGCAGGCCGATACCCGGGTGCGTCTCTACAACTATTGCGTCACCGACAATCCGGCGCTGCAGATCCGCGGCTCGGCCGACGCGCCGCGCCCGAACGTGCCGGACAACGGCGCCACCGCACCGCCGGGCGTCACCGGCAACGAACTGTCCCAGCCCGTTCCCGCCCGATAG
- a CDS encoding ABC transporter ATP-binding protein — MATFEVRGLGKQFPTDPPVRALDGIDLTVEDGEFVVLLGPSGCGKSTLLEILAGLQQPTEGEVLLEGEPVRGTNERLGVVFQDASLYPWRTVERNVEIGLEFRGVGKGERRRAAAKYLAQVGLSGFEKKYPHQLSGGMRQRAGIARTLAAEPDVLLMDEPFGAVDHLTRIQLQRDLLALWETRRRTVVFVTHDVGEAVYLADRVVLLSPRPGRVAREFVIDEPRPRRRGDIALLAKESAIYDALTLVEERSAAS; from the coding sequence GTGGCAACGTTCGAAGTACGGGGACTGGGCAAGCAGTTCCCCACCGATCCCCCGGTACGCGCGCTCGACGGTATCGATCTGACCGTCGAGGACGGCGAATTCGTCGTCCTGCTCGGGCCGAGCGGATGTGGGAAGAGCACCCTGCTCGAGATCCTGGCCGGCCTGCAGCAGCCGACCGAGGGCGAAGTCCTGCTCGAGGGCGAACCGGTCCGGGGCACGAACGAACGCCTCGGGGTGGTGTTCCAGGACGCGTCGCTGTATCCGTGGCGGACCGTCGAACGCAATGTGGAGATCGGGCTGGAGTTCCGCGGGGTGGGCAAGGGGGAGCGTCGCCGCGCGGCGGCGAAATACCTTGCCCAGGTCGGCCTTTCGGGCTTCGAGAAGAAGTACCCGCATCAGCTGTCCGGTGGGATGCGCCAGCGCGCCGGCATCGCCCGGACGCTGGCGGCCGAACCGGACGTCCTGCTGATGGACGAGCCGTTCGGGGCGGTGGACCACCTCACCCGCATCCAGCTGCAACGGGATCTGCTGGCGCTGTGGGAAACCCGGCGCCGGACGGTCGTCTTCGTGACCCACGACGTCGGCGAGGCCGTCTATCTCGCCGACCGGGTCGTCCTGCTGTCGCCACGGCCGGGCCGGGTCGCCCGCGAATTCGTCATCGACGAACCGCGGCCGCGGCGGCGCGGCGATATCGCGTTGCTCGCCAAGGAGAGTGCGATCTACGACGCGCTGACCCTGGTCGAGGAGCGCTCGGCGGCCTCCTGA
- a CDS encoding ABC transporter substrate-binding protein, with the protein MFKKKSLAALVGAAALALVVSGCSGTVDSLSGNSSGTNGHTTLTLQDSTEYTQLPLRFGVEKGIFAKEGLDVKFTQVQDAVTGVATGELTYAFGPTNTYLRAAAKGAPIKIVSSAFRSKGPFFLIARPGINTVADLKGKTIGIAVAGSGMETYTRKILSANGVDPDKDVKFVADGVNQQAYGALTTGQVDATIIHQPFPALGQLQGKSVTLARGWDYLPTYHTGVLIAGNDVIDKNPDLLRHGLRAYFTAYTYAKEHYDEYLPWLKSKLGTIDPQAVEAALKQEDDIWDDNPAIDPKAISDTQDIEISVGFQNTRYDADKYIDTRFIPQEFVKPFSYPKPAN; encoded by the coding sequence GTGTTCAAGAAGAAATCCCTGGCCGCACTCGTCGGCGCCGCGGCGCTCGCGCTGGTCGTGAGCGGCTGCTCGGGAACGGTGGATTCGCTGTCCGGCAACAGTTCCGGCACGAACGGGCACACCACCCTGACCCTGCAGGACAGCACCGAATACACGCAGCTGCCGCTCCGATTCGGCGTGGAGAAGGGGATTTTCGCCAAGGAGGGCCTGGACGTGAAATTCACGCAGGTCCAGGACGCGGTCACCGGCGTCGCGACCGGCGAGCTGACCTACGCGTTCGGGCCCACCAACACCTATCTGCGCGCGGCCGCGAAGGGTGCGCCCATCAAGATCGTCAGTTCCGCGTTCCGCAGCAAGGGACCGTTCTTCCTCATCGCCCGCCCCGGCATCAACACGGTCGCGGATCTGAAGGGTAAGACGATCGGCATCGCGGTCGCCGGCAGCGGTATGGAGACCTACACCCGGAAAATCCTGAGCGCCAACGGCGTCGATCCCGACAAGGACGTGAAATTCGTCGCGGACGGCGTCAACCAGCAGGCGTACGGCGCGCTCACCACCGGCCAGGTGGACGCGACCATCATCCATCAGCCGTTCCCCGCGCTCGGTCAGTTGCAGGGCAAATCGGTCACCCTCGCGCGCGGCTGGGACTATCTGCCGACCTATCACACCGGGGTGCTGATCGCCGGAAACGATGTGATCGACAAGAATCCCGATCTGCTGCGCCACGGCCTGCGCGCGTATTTCACCGCGTACACCTACGCCAAGGAACACTACGACGAATACCTGCCGTGGCTGAAGTCCAAGCTGGGCACCATCGATCCGCAGGCTGTCGAGGCGGCGCTGAAGCAGGAGGACGACATCTGGGACGACAATCCGGCGATCGATCCGAAGGCCATCTCGGACACCCAGGACATCGAGATCTCGGTCGGTTTCCAGAACACCCGGTACGACGCGGACAAGTACATCGATACCCGGTTCATCCCACAGGAGTTCGTGAAGCCGTTCTCCTATCCGAAACCGGCCAACTGA